Proteins from one Mesotoga infera genomic window:
- a CDS encoding HD domain-containing protein produces the protein MKIAQLFERHPELEEIYGLVRIAFEASRDPAHDLYHVVRVTENAVEIALGEDESVEIAALAALLHDIKRPSEDIDGLDHATEGGKYALKVLLSMGYAYDIASEVALSIRDHRFSSGREPGSATGKILQDADRLDAIGAIAIARVFSYSGKVGRPLHSPDLSPRDRYEGFSTSAINHFHEKILRITPESFWTGTGRELARERYEFTVAFVERFLKEW, from the coding sequence TTGAAGATAGCGCAGTTGTTTGAGAGACACCCCGAACTCGAAGAGATCTACGGGCTGGTTCGGATCGCTTTCGAAGCCTCTCGCGATCCGGCCCACGACCTTTATCACGTCGTCAGGGTCACAGAAAACGCAGTCGAGATAGCGCTGGGAGAAGATGAATCGGTGGAGATCGCCGCCCTTGCAGCCCTCCTTCACGATATAAAGAGGCCGTCCGAGGATATAGATGGTCTCGATCATGCCACCGAGGGAGGCAAGTATGCGCTTAAAGTGCTTCTGAGCATGGGATACGCTTACGACATAGCCTCGGAAGTAGCTCTATCTATAAGAGACCACCGTTTTTCATCCGGGAGGGAGCCCGGAAGTGCTACCGGAAAGATTCTCCAGGACGCGGACAGACTCGACGCCATCGGGGCGATCGCGATCGCGCGTGTCTTCTCCTATTCGGGAAAGGTAGGCAGGCCGCTCCATTCACCAGACCTGTCGCCGCGCGACCGTTATGAAGGGTTCTCCACGAGCGCAATAAACCATTTCCACGAGAAGATCTTGAGGATAACCCCCGAAAGTTTCTGGACAGGCACGGGCAGGGAACTGGCTCGGGAAAGGTACGAATTCACCGTCGCCTTCGTGGAGAGGTTTCTCAAGGAATGGTGA
- a CDS encoding acylphosphatase, which produces MRTVRIRVYGRVQGVGFRYYTLHTARILGITGYVRNEYDGSVEIVGTGEDASIDEFIQKVDRGPIRANISKCLIEELPEQHFTDFEVRY; this is translated from the coding sequence ATGAGAACCGTCAGGATAAGAGTTTACGGCAGGGTCCAGGGTGTGGGCTTCAGATACTACACCCTGCACACTGCAAGAATACTGGGAATAACCGGATATGTCAGGAACGAGTACGACGGTAGCGTCGAAATAGTGGGCACCGGCGAAGACGCTTCCATCGACGAGTTCATTCAGAAGGTCGATCGCGGTCCCATACGGGCGAATATTTCGAAATGCCTGATCGAAGAACTCCCCGAGCAGCATTTCACCGACTTCGAAGTCAGGTACTGA
- a CDS encoding lactate utilization protein gives MRNSLLNWKYEKLAGKLIENFAKRSIEAVYLPSREQVVPRLVELIPAGSTVASGGSLTLQETGARDLLKSGSYNYLDREAVSDSGEREEILRKAFWADFYLCSANAITLDGQILLLDGNCNRVAAVLFGPKRVILVVGMNKVVGDIDSAIERIKFIAPMNAKRLNLHTPCTATGFCMDCTSDERICGTYVTVSDSSRRKGRYTVMLVGEELGL, from the coding sequence ATGCGTAACAGTCTCCTGAACTGGAAATATGAAAAACTGGCCGGGAAGTTGATAGAAAACTTCGCAAAAAGATCTATAGAGGCCGTCTATCTTCCCTCGAGAGAGCAGGTCGTTCCCAGGCTCGTGGAGCTGATTCCCGCAGGTTCGACTGTTGCCTCCGGCGGATCGCTCACCCTTCAAGAGACGGGTGCGAGGGATCTTCTAAAATCGGGTAGTTACAACTATCTGGACCGCGAAGCGGTGTCGGACAGCGGAGAGCGAGAGGAGATCTTGCGAAAGGCCTTCTGGGCGGATTTCTATCTATGTAGCGCGAACGCCATCACGCTCGACGGACAGATACTCCTGCTGGACGGCAATTGCAACCGTGTGGCGGCCGTATTATTCGGCCCGAAAAGGGTCATTCTCGTTGTCGGCATGAACAAAGTCGTCGGCGACATTGATTCGGCTATCGAAAGGATAAAATTCATAGCGCCTATGAACGCGAAAAGATTGAATCTCCACACCCCTTGCACGGCCACAGGCTTCTGCATGGACTGTACGAGCGACGAAAGGATCTGCGGAACTTATGTGACCGTAAGCGATTCCAGCCGGCGCAAGGGGAGATACACGGTGATGCTCGTCGGTGAAGAGCTGGGTTTATGA
- a CDS encoding SCP2 sterol-binding domain-containing protein: MTLKDALEKIGNLNPETLEGIEGCFSFRINDGDPEEFAVVIASGRAEILLNGEKSDCLVETDIETFRDVLEGSISPLSAFMSGRIKISGDLSHAMKLSKLLGGV, from the coding sequence ATGACTCTAAAAGATGCGTTAGAAAAAATCGGGAATTTGAATCCCGAAACTCTGGAAGGTATCGAGGGATGTTTTTCCTTCCGTATCAATGACGGAGATCCGGAGGAGTTCGCGGTCGTCATAGCCTCGGGCAGGGCGGAGATACTCCTGAACGGTGAAAAATCCGATTGCCTTGTAGAAACCGACATCGAAACTTTCAGAGATGTATTAGAAGGTTCTATCAGTCCGCTTTCGGCTTTCATGAGCGGCAGGATAAAGATATCGGGCGATCTTTCTCACGCTATGAAACTGAGCAAACTGTTAGGAGGTGTATGA